Proteins found in one Anopheles aquasalis chromosome 3, idAnoAquaMG_Q_19, whole genome shotgun sequence genomic segment:
- the LOC126578429 gene encoding AP-2 complex subunit mu has translation MIGGLFVYNHKGEVLISRVYRDDIGRNAVDAFRVNVIHARQQVRSPVTNIARTSFFHIKRANIWLAAVTKQNVNAAMVFEFLLKIIDVMQSYFGKISEENIKNNFVLIYELLDEILDFGYPQNSDTGVLKTFITQQGIKTATKEEQAQITSQVTGQIGWRREGIKYRRNELFLDVLEYVNLLMSPQGQVLSAHVAGKVVMKSYLSGMPECKFGINDKIVMEAKGRSGISGNADNEASRSGKPVVVIDDCQFHQCVKLSKFETEHSISFIPPDGEFELMRYRTTKDISLPFRVIPLVREVGRTKMEVKVVLKSNFKPSLLGQKIEVKIPTPLNTSGVQLICLKGKAKYKASENAIVWKIKRMAGMKETQLSAEIELLETDTKKKWTRPPISMNFEVPFAPSGFKVRYLKVFEPKLNYSDHDVIKWVRYIGRSGLYETRC, from the exons ATGATTGGTGGACTGTTTGTGTACAATCACAAGGGCGAGGTGCTGATATCGCGCGTCTACCGGGATGATATTGGCCGCAACGCGGTCGATGCATTCCGCGTGAACGTGATCCATGCTCGGCAGCAGGTGCGCTCACCCGTGACGAACATTGCCCGTACGAGCTTCTTTCATATTAAG CGAGCGAATATCTGGCTGGCGGCGGTCACGAAGCAAAATGTGAACGCGGCAATGGTGTTTGAGTTTCTGCTCAAGATCATCGACGTGATGCAGTCGTACTTCGGCAAGATCTCCGAGGAGAACATCAAGAACAACTTTGTGCTGATCTacgagctgctggatg AAATTCTGGACTTTGGTTATCCGCAAAACTCGGATACCGGTGTGCTGAAGACGTTCATCACGCAGCAGGGCATCAAGACGGCGACGAAGGAGGAACAGGCGCAGATTACGTCGCAGGTGACGGGCCAGATCGGGTGGCGCCGCGAAGGCATCAAGTACCGGCGCAACGAACTGTTCCTCGATGTGCTCGAGTACGTGAATCTGCTGATGAGCCCCCAGGGACAGGTACTGTCGGCGCATGTGGCCGGCAAGGTCGTGATGAAGTCGTACCTGTCCGGTATGCCGGAGTGTAAGTTCGGCATCAATGATAAGATCGTGATGGAGGCAAAGGGCCGGAGCGGAATCTCGGGCAACGCGGACAACGAGGCTTCGCGATCGGGCAAACCGGTGGTCGTGATCGATGACTGCCAGTTCCATCAGTGCGTAAAGTTGAGCAAGTTCGAGACGGAACACTCGATTAGCTTCATCCCACCGGATGGTGAGTTCGAGCTGATGCGCTACCGTACGACCAAGGACATTTCACTGCCGTTCCGTGTGATACCGCTGGTTCGCGAGGTTGGCCGAACCAAGATGGAGGTGAAGGTGGTGCTGAAGTCAAACTTTAAACCATCGCTGCTCGGTCAAAAGATCGAGGTGAAGATTCCTACGCCGCTCAACACGTCCGGCGTGCAGCTGATCTGCCTGAAGGGTAAAGCAAAGTACAAGGCCTCGGAGAATGCGATCGTATGGAA AATTAAGCGAATGGCCGGCATGAAGGAAACGCAACTTTCGGCCGAAATCGAACTGCTCGAGACGGATACCAAAAAGAAGTGGACTCGACCGCCGATCTCGATGAACTTCGAAGTACCGTTCGCACCGTCCGGATTCAAG GTTCGCTATCTGAAGGTGTTCGAACCAAAGCTGAACTACTCCGATCACGATGTGATCAAATGGGTGCGATACATTGGCCGCAGTGGACTCTACGAAACTCGATGCTAA
- the LOC126578430 gene encoding uncharacterized protein LOC126578430 has protein sequence MNRDEELEAWKELYRELLQVHRDYKSRCTCHMKTLTDGTEEIEGMAEKEQIEVIEETEGIEDIEETVGIEDNEIIEVIEEAEGFCETVDIDELERIHDAEGFDEVEGIHDSEEIDEIGIEETLDDISDCSFPTYSKEELPPDPGRSEANRLLSYAPPKLPVCSVYELQCLNNYLKTEQGKTLIRKTYFKHVPAKHVIVDIFFERNFLTKIEFSKAHYSRQVVLKKFPDFLNFFCELNKEFYDFSPEKTEKRMKGTLHRARRGLRK, from the exons ATGAACCGTGACGAAGAGTTGGAAGCTTGGAAGGAGCTGTACAGAGAATTGCTACAGGTCCATCGTGATTACAAAAGCCGATGTACATGCCACATGA AAACATTAACCGATGGGACAGAAGAGATTGAAGGAATGGCAGAGAAAGAACAGATAGAAGTGATCGAAGAGACTGAAGGAATCGAAGATATCGAAGAGACCGTAGGGATCGAAGATAACGAAATTATCGAGGTGATCGAAGAGGCCGAAGGGTTCTGTGAGACTGTAGACATCGATGAGCTCGAAAGGATCCACGATGCCGAAGGGTTCGACGAAGTCGAAGGGATCCACGATAGCGAAGAGATCGACGAGATCGGGATCGAAGAAACCCTAGACGACATCTCAGATTGCTCATTTCCCACCTACTCAAAAGAAGAATTGCCACCGGACCCCGGAAGAAGTGAAGCAAATCGTCTGCTTTCCTACGCTCCACCTAAATTGCCTGTCTGCAGCGTTTATGAGTTACAGTGTCTCAATAATTACTTGAAAACCGAACAAGGGAAGACACTGATAAGAAAGACATACTTTAAACATGTCCCGGCGAAACACGTAATAGTGGATATATTTTTCGAGAGAAATTTTTTGACAAAAATAGAGTTTAGCAAGGCTCACTATAGTAGGCAAGTAGTTTTAAAGAAATTCCCCGATTTTCTCAACTTCTTCTGTGAGCTGAACAAAGAATTTTACGACTTTTCTCcggagaaaacggaaaaacgaatgaaaggAACACTCCATCGGGCACGCAGGGGATTGAGAAAGTAA